Genomic segment of Colletotrichum destructivum chromosome 5, complete sequence:
CTATGTTCAGAATCGCGTCCTGTGCCTATGGAGCTTACTTTGCTGCACCTCCGAGACCGCGCACTGGAACCGGCAAATGGGAAGACTGCCGCAACTGGGAGGGTGACTGCGGCACCGGCCCCGACTACTGCGGCCTTGGCGCGTGCCAGATGGGCAACTCCATTGTTCCCTTCATCCCCGAGCCGGGCCTTTCGGCGCCCTTATCCTTCCCGTTAAATCCcagcacgacgacgatcgCCTCCTTGTCGtggtcctcctcgacaacgaccccCTCTGACGCCTGCTCAACTGAATCCAACGTCTCAGGCGTCTCAACCTGCCTCAAAGGCCTCCGCTCGCACATCTCTCTCACTCAACGCTCGTCCTCTTAAGTTGGAACAttgagaaaaagaaaaaaaacttCCTCACACGTGTTTAATGTCTTGTTTTCCTGGAGAATCTGTCAGCAGGTACGGAAGATGTGATACGAACTGCCATGTACTCTCCAGCTTTAATTGGTGATTTCAAAGTCCATCCAGAAATAAGCTTCATATTTGAAACCGCAACAGATATCTAGGCGGCTGTTTTCTGACGATCTGATCACTTGGACCATAGTTAACAGGGCTTCGAAGGCTGAGAGGTCGACGTGGTAatcgccgtctccgtcggACATTTGGTTCACCTCCGAAGCCTTCTCGAGTTGCCTAGCAAACTATAAGGGCGACTCCATGTCAATCTGCTTAGGCCTTTTTCAATTCGCAACACTGATGATAAATAGAATTGATGCCATTCTTCTTTCAGCGAATAATATCAACATTACATCTCCAAATCACGCAAAACTACACGATGACCAGTGCCGTTGTACCCGAATCTACGCCTCGCTCGAGACTAGGATGGATAGGTAAAACCAACCTCTGATGCAACCGAAACGTCATAGCTGGCGACTTACCTATGCGCACAAACAAACAGGTCTAGGATACATGGGTTTGGCCATGGCTACCAACCTACAAAAGCACCTCTCGCGAACGGGCGGGCCGAATCTCAACTTCTACAATCGAACCAAGTCTCGGGGCGAACCCCTGAAGGACTTGGGGGGGGTCTATAACAGTCTCGATGAGCTTGCTACCAACTCCGACATCATTTTCATGTCTCTGAGCGACGAAAATGCGGTAAAATCGGTTTTGGACACCCTTCTAGAGATAAATGATGCGGCCTGTAATTTCAACAGGAAGGTCATAGTGGACACTTCGACCATCCGTCCCGACTCTTCAGCCAAGGCGCAGTTGAGACTGAAAGAAAAGGGAGCCGAGTACGTTACGGCTCCAGTGATCGGTACCATTCCCCTCGCCACAAATGGCCAGCTTCTGTGGGTATTAGCAGGGGCGGATGCCGCTATCGAGACCATCAATCCATACATCGTTGGCGTGATGGGAAGAGGAGTTGTACGACTGGGAACCGATGTACGGCTTGCAAGCATACTAAAAGCCGTTGCGTGAGTCGTCAAATGCACAGTCTGTCTTGAGACGGGAAGCTAAGCCGGGGACAACAGAAACTCCCTCACGATCGGTATGATGGAAATAGTCGCAGAAGCCCACGTCTTTTCGGAAAAGGCCGGCCTACGAACCTCGGACGTGGAAGAACTGATCCGGCAGCAAATCGGACCGGCAGGACTTCTGTGCTCGCAACGGTTGACCACCGGGGTGTATATGCCTCCGCGGGGCGAGAAGCCATGGAGCGACATCAACTCCGCGCTGGCGGGCGGGAAACAAATCCAGGACACGGCGACGGGCTTCGGGGTGAAGCTCGCCATTTCATCGCTCGTCTCGAGACACTTGGAAGAGGCGAAAGCGTACGGCGACGCGCAGGGCCGAGAGCTTGACGTGTCCGCGATCTACGGGGCCTTGAGAATGGACTCTGGTCTCTCTTTCGAGACAGATTACGTGAAGAGAAGGGATGGTTTGCTGTGAAGTGAGGAGCGAGAATGGTTTTGAAGCACACCCACGATCTTTTGTTGCAGCAGTAGAACTCAGCTTCTGGAGCACCCTGGAACATAAAGCATTATGTTTCACGGCCCGATATCTAGGTATGCAGTCGTTTTGTTCAATTTTTTTGACGTGCTTCATGGAATGCTGTGAGACAGGGGGTCTAATTTACACCCGCTTGTGCCCGGGCATGCTGTCGATTAGAGATTAGTCTTCGGCAAAGCATCGTTCTGATACCATCATTGTAGACTTTTTATCTCCCAGGCTGGCCGAGTGAGTCCAATCAGCATCCCGATTTCGCTTGACATTGTATGTACACAAGTGCGGACATTTTTTGTCAAATTTCTTCTTAGAAAAGAATCCATGTACGAGTATAGACGCTTTTGGATGCTTCAGGGAGGCTTCGGCTGCTGCAAAGCCTCTGTAGAGTTAACAAACTGCAAGCCTGAGACTGATCGTCGACTAGCACGGGCAAACAGTCGCCCAAGTGTCAAAGTCAGGAGAAGGATGTTGTTCTTGACAAAAGTGCTATCACTGGTCCAGTGGAGCGATGATTCAAGCTGACAAGCTGGCTATTCACTTACGCGATCATAAAATTGCTGACTTGAGGCTTCAATGGTTGTAccgaggatggagagggtTATCTGTCTGCTAAAGTCGCAACAATGGGATTTCAGCGAAGCCATCTGCAAAAACGTTGTCCACCGCCCCTACGAAACGCCAATGAACAGGATTCTGGGCGACCTTGCGCGATAGGAAACTGGCAGGCGAGCAGGCATGGATCAAGGCTTTTAAGTCTTATAGGTGCAGATTTGCGGGCATCAGGCCGGTTGAGTAAGCAACGTGCAGGGGATAGATGGGTGTGAGCCCCGGGACCCTATCGCGACCATGCACTGGTTGTAGTTTGTTTGCGGTTTTTGGGATCTGGATCGAATGAACGATATCAAAGTATGACGTACACAAGTCTTTCTAACTTTTTCAATGCTGCTGTTGGATGTTGGCCGCTCGAGCAACATTTGTATCATCGGGCCCCATCTGGTGGCTTCCGAGTACCACCGGGC
This window contains:
- a CDS encoding Putative 6-phosphogluconate dehydrogenase, NADP-binding, 6-phosphogluconate dehydrogenase, domain 2; this encodes MGLAMATNLQKHLSRTGGPNLNFYNRTKSRGEPLKDLGGVYNSLDELATNSDIIFMSLSDENAVKSVLDTLLEINDAACNFNRKVIVDTSTIRPDSSAKAQLRLKEKGAEYVTAPVIGTIPLATNGQLLWVLAGADAAIETINPYIVGVMGRGVVRLGTDVRLASILKAVANSLTIGMMEIVAEAHVFSEKAGLRTSDVEELIRQQIGPAGLLCSQRLTTGVYMPPRGEKPWSDINSALAGGKQIQDTATGFGVKLAISSLVSRHLEEAKAYGDAQGRELDVSAIYGALRMDSGLSFETDYVKRRDGLL